From one Tsukamurella tyrosinosolvens genomic stretch:
- a CDS encoding long-chain-acyl-CoA synthetase, producing the protein MSSTHKNSTVGVADLARGVGKLLPDLPLLVKEGPSILLRTPNSKESIGTVFAKRAAQHPSRDFLRFHGEGISYGEANATVNTYARVLLQRGVKVGDVVGVVMHNHPQMVLVMLAIVKVGATAGLVNYNQRGAVLGHSLGILDTGTIIAGAEDLEAFDSLDAADRPADGVVLTIDELAEQARQVREQDPRATENPAVTATLPASTRAFYVFTSGTTGMPKASIMTHYRWLKGMAGFGATAVRMRRDDVMYCPLPLYHNNAALVALGSVLVSGATLAIGRKFSATKFWDEANENSATMFIYIGEICRYLLNQPPKPSDRSNTIRVAAGNGMRPEIWRDFQERFGIERIMEFYAASETNIAFVNVFNIEGTVGLCPLPHAVVEYDLDTAGPLRNAKGRLQRVKKGQNGLLLTKITKSAPFDGYTDGKAGDAKLIRDGFKDGDVWFNTGDVVTNQGFDHIAFVDRLGDTFRWKGENVATTEVEGALDEADQVEGAIVYGVAIPGADGKAGMAAVKLAEGREFDGAALATQLRNELPGYAIPLYARVVPSLEVTSTFKSLKGELRKQGFAETGDDPLYVFVGGADGYVPAYDGYADDVAAAKVPDLRS; encoded by the coding sequence GTGAGCTCTACGCATAAGAACAGCACCGTCGGCGTCGCGGATCTGGCGAGGGGCGTCGGGAAGCTGCTGCCCGACCTGCCTCTCCTGGTCAAGGAGGGCCCGTCGATCCTGCTGCGTACGCCGAACAGCAAGGAGAGCATCGGCACGGTGTTCGCCAAGCGCGCGGCGCAGCACCCGTCGCGCGACTTCCTGCGCTTCCACGGCGAGGGCATCAGCTATGGCGAGGCGAACGCCACCGTGAACACCTATGCGCGCGTGCTGCTCCAGCGCGGCGTGAAAGTGGGCGACGTGGTCGGCGTCGTCATGCACAACCACCCGCAGATGGTGCTGGTGATGCTCGCGATCGTCAAGGTCGGCGCCACCGCCGGCCTGGTCAACTACAACCAGCGCGGCGCCGTGCTCGGGCACAGCCTCGGCATCCTCGACACCGGCACGATCATCGCCGGCGCGGAGGACCTCGAGGCCTTCGACTCGCTCGACGCCGCGGACCGCCCCGCCGACGGGGTGGTGCTCACCATCGACGAGCTCGCCGAGCAGGCCCGGCAGGTGCGCGAGCAGGACCCGCGCGCGACCGAGAACCCGGCCGTGACCGCCACTCTGCCCGCGAGCACCCGCGCCTTCTACGTCTTCACCTCGGGCACCACCGGCATGCCGAAGGCGTCGATCATGACGCACTACCGCTGGCTCAAGGGCATGGCCGGCTTCGGCGCGACCGCCGTGCGCATGCGCCGCGACGACGTCATGTACTGCCCACTTCCGCTGTACCACAACAACGCCGCGCTCGTCGCCCTCGGTTCGGTGCTGGTCTCCGGCGCCACCCTCGCGATCGGCCGCAAGTTCTCGGCGACGAAGTTCTGGGACGAGGCGAACGAGAACTCGGCCACGATGTTCATCTACATCGGCGAGATCTGCCGCTACCTGCTCAACCAGCCGCCCAAGCCGAGCGACCGGTCCAACACGATCCGGGTGGCCGCGGGCAACGGCATGCGCCCCGAGATCTGGCGGGACTTCCAGGAGCGCTTCGGGATCGAGCGGATCATGGAGTTCTACGCCGCGAGCGAGACGAACATCGCCTTCGTCAACGTCTTCAACATCGAGGGCACCGTCGGACTGTGCCCCCTGCCGCACGCCGTGGTCGAGTACGACCTCGACACCGCCGGCCCCCTGCGCAACGCGAAGGGCCGGCTGCAGCGGGTCAAGAAGGGCCAGAACGGCCTGCTGCTCACCAAGATCACCAAGTCCGCGCCCTTCGACGGCTACACCGACGGGAAGGCGGGCGACGCCAAGCTGATCCGCGACGGCTTCAAGGACGGCGACGTCTGGTTCAACACCGGCGACGTGGTGACCAATCAGGGCTTCGATCACATCGCCTTCGTCGACCGCCTCGGCGACACCTTCCGGTGGAAGGGCGAGAACGTCGCGACCACCGAGGTCGAGGGCGCGCTCGACGAGGCCGACCAGGTGGAGGGCGCCATCGTCTACGGCGTCGCGATCCCCGGCGCCGACGGCAAGGCAGGCATGGCTGCGGTGAAGCTCGCGGAGGGGCGGGAGTTCGACGGTGCCGCGCTCGCCACGCAGCTGCGGAACGAGCTGCCGGGCTACGCGATCCCGCTCTACGCGCGCGTCGTGCCCAGCCTGGAGGTCACCTCCACGTTCAAGAGCCTCAAGGGCGAGCTCCGCAAGCAGGGCTTCGCCGAGACCGGCGACGACCCGCTGTACGTCTTCGTCGGTGGCGCGGACGGCTACGTGCCCGCCTACGACGGGTACGCGGACGACGTCGCGGCCGCCAAGGTCCCGGATCTGCGCTCCTAG
- a CDS encoding TIGR00730 family Rossman fold protein, translating into MTAIAVFCASRPVPQEYIDLATEVGRGIAAGGDSLVWGGGHVSMMGAVAQAARDGGAHTLGVIPTALVDREVADHGADELLVVATMRERKQLMDDNAGAFLVLPGGVGTLEEFFEAWTAGYLSMHDKPVVVLDHDGFYAPLLDWIDGLKAKGFVGDAALGRLLRATDVTAALEACRGTAVPR; encoded by the coding sequence GTGACCGCGATCGCCGTGTTCTGCGCCTCGCGCCCCGTGCCGCAGGAGTACATCGACCTCGCCACCGAGGTGGGCCGGGGCATCGCCGCCGGAGGCGACTCCCTGGTGTGGGGCGGCGGGCACGTGTCCATGATGGGCGCGGTCGCGCAGGCCGCCCGCGACGGCGGCGCCCACACCCTGGGCGTGATCCCGACGGCGCTCGTCGACCGCGAGGTCGCCGACCACGGCGCCGACGAGCTGCTCGTCGTCGCCACCATGCGCGAGCGCAAGCAGCTCATGGACGACAACGCCGGCGCCTTCCTCGTGCTGCCGGGCGGCGTGGGCACCCTCGAGGAGTTCTTCGAGGCCTGGACCGCGGGCTACCTCTCCATGCACGACAAGCCCGTGGTGGTGCTCGATCACGACGGCTTCTACGCACCGCTGCTGGACTGGATCGACGGGCTCAAGGCGAAGGGCTTCGTCGGTGACGCGGCTCTCGGACGGCTGTTGCGCGCGACGGACGTCACGGCGGCCCTCGAGGCGTGCCGTGGTACGGCGGTGCCACGGTAG
- a CDS encoding TIGR00730 family Rossman fold protein, whose translation MASDKKPSHDHYLRYRGPVRVQGAAATESSTTDQRLLANADDADWLHRDPWRVMRIQAEFVEGFGALAELPQAVTVFGSARIKPDSPEYATGRELGAGLVRAGYAVITGGGPGAMEAANRGAKDADGLSVGLGIELPFEQGLNDWVDLGINFRYFFVRKTMFVKYAQAFVCLPGGFGTLDELFEALTLVQTHKVTRFPIVLLGSAYWGGLVDWIRGTLTDQGMVSPGDADLITVTDSVAEAIDIIVRADAAREREAEASEVDPS comes from the coding sequence ATGGCCTCCGATAAGAAGCCCTCCCACGACCACTACCTGCGCTACCGCGGCCCCGTGCGCGTGCAGGGCGCGGCGGCGACGGAGTCGTCGACTACCGATCAGCGGCTCCTCGCGAACGCGGACGACGCCGACTGGCTGCACCGCGATCCCTGGCGCGTGATGCGGATCCAGGCCGAGTTCGTCGAGGGCTTCGGCGCGCTCGCCGAATTGCCGCAGGCCGTCACCGTCTTCGGTTCCGCTCGGATCAAGCCGGATTCGCCGGAGTACGCCACCGGTCGCGAGCTGGGCGCCGGGCTGGTGCGCGCGGGCTACGCCGTGATCACGGGTGGCGGTCCGGGCGCGATGGAGGCCGCGAACCGCGGCGCCAAGGACGCCGACGGCCTCTCGGTGGGGCTCGGCATCGAGCTGCCGTTCGAGCAGGGGCTCAACGACTGGGTCGACCTCGGCATCAACTTCCGGTACTTCTTCGTGCGCAAGACGATGTTCGTCAAGTACGCGCAGGCGTTCGTCTGCCTCCCCGGCGGTTTCGGCACCCTCGACGAGCTCTTCGAGGCGCTGACCCTGGTGCAGACGCACAAGGTGACCCGGTTCCCGATCGTGCTGCTGGGCTCCGCCTACTGGGGTGGCCTCGTGGACTGGATCCGGGGCACGCTGACCGACCAGGGCATGGTCTCGCCCGGCGACGCCGACCTGATCACCGTCACCGATTCGGTGGCCGAGGCGATCGACATCATCGTGCGCGCCGACGCCGCGCGCGAGCGCGAGGCCGAGGCCAGCGAGGTGGATCCCTCGTGA
- the dapE gene encoding succinyl-diaminopimelate desuccinylase, producing MPLDIAIDPIDLTAALVDIPSVSHDEERIADEVEAALRALDRFEVLRVGNNVLARTDRGLPQRVMLAGHLDTVPIADNVPSRREGGVLHGCGTVDMKSGDAVFLHLAATMADPAYDLTLIFYECEEIASQFNGLGRIERELPAWLRADVAILGEPSGGLIEAGCQGTIRVRITASGVRAHSARSWLGDNAIHKLGPVLTALQDYSARTVDIDGCEYREGLSAVKIEGGVAGNVVPDEAFVDVNFRFAPDRTVDEAVAHVREVLAGPLADGALGFEVTDAAPGALPGLGAPAAAELVAAAGGRFRAKYGWTDVSRFAALGIPAVNFGPGDPNYAHKRDEHVEIAQITEVAAVLRAFLAG from the coding sequence GTGCCCCTCGATATCGCCATTGACCCGATCGACCTCACCGCCGCGCTGGTCGACATCCCCAGCGTGAGCCACGACGAGGAACGGATCGCCGACGAGGTGGAGGCCGCGCTGCGGGCGCTGGACCGCTTCGAGGTGCTCCGCGTGGGGAACAACGTGCTCGCGCGGACGGATCGCGGGCTGCCGCAGCGCGTCATGCTCGCCGGGCACCTCGACACCGTGCCGATCGCCGACAACGTGCCCAGCCGCCGCGAGGGCGGCGTCCTGCACGGCTGCGGCACCGTCGACATGAAGAGCGGCGACGCGGTCTTCCTGCACCTCGCCGCCACGATGGCCGATCCCGCCTACGACCTGACCCTCATCTTCTACGAGTGCGAGGAGATCGCCTCGCAGTTCAACGGTCTCGGCCGCATCGAGCGCGAGCTCCCCGCATGGCTGCGGGCCGACGTCGCGATCCTCGGCGAGCCCTCGGGCGGGCTCATCGAGGCCGGCTGCCAGGGCACCATCCGCGTGCGCATCACCGCGAGCGGCGTCCGCGCGCACAGCGCCCGGTCGTGGCTGGGCGACAACGCGATCCACAAACTCGGCCCCGTTCTCACCGCCCTGCAGGACTACTCCGCGCGCACCGTCGACATCGACGGCTGCGAGTACCGCGAGGGCCTCTCCGCCGTGAAGATCGAGGGCGGCGTCGCCGGCAACGTCGTGCCCGACGAGGCGTTCGTGGACGTCAACTTCCGCTTCGCGCCGGACCGCACGGTCGACGAGGCGGTCGCCCACGTCCGGGAGGTCCTCGCGGGACCGCTGGCCGACGGTGCCCTCGGCTTCGAGGTCACCGACGCCGCGCCCGGTGCGCTGCCCGGCCTGGGCGCGCCCGCCGCGGCCGAGCTCGTCGCGGCCGCCGGCGGTCGCTTCCGCGCCAAGTACGGCTGGACCGACGTCTCGCGCTTCGCGGCCCTGGGCATCCCCGCCGTGAACTTCGGTCCGGGCGACCCCAACTACGCGCACAAGCGCGACGAGCACGTGGAGATCGCGCAGATCACCGAGGTGGCCGCCGTGCTGCGCGCCTTCCTCGCTGGGTAG